In Cicer arietinum cultivar CDC Frontier isolate Library 1 chromosome 1, Cicar.CDCFrontier_v2.0, whole genome shotgun sequence, one DNA window encodes the following:
- the LOC101515307 gene encoding PHD finger protein ALFIN-LIKE 4-like isoform X2 — MEVAAAAAAAGPPSNPRTVEAVFRDFKGRRAGMIKALTTDVDEFYQQCDPDKENLCLYGYPAEIWEVTLPAEEVPPELPEPALGINFARDGMDEKDWLSLVAVHSDTWLLSVAFYFGARFGFDRADRKRLFTMINDLPTIFEVVTGTVKKQAKEKPSVSSHNGNKSKSGSKARGSEMGKYSKPAKEEDDGLDEEEEEQGECAACGESYVSASDEFWICCDLCEKWYHGKCVKITPARAEHIKHYKCPACTNKRARP; from the exons ATGGAAGTTGCTGCTGCTGCCGCTGCTGCTGGACCTCCGTCTAACCCTCGTACCGTCGAAGCCGTTTTCCGTGACTTCAAGGGTCGTAGAGCTGGCATGATTAAAGCTCTCACCACTg atgTTGATGAGTTTTACCAGCAGTGTGATCCTG ACAAGGAGAACCTTTGTCTGTATGGATATCCCGCTGAAATATGGGAAGTTACTTTACCTGCTGAAGAAGTTCCTCCTGAACTCCCGGAACCTGCATTGGGCATAAATTTTGCTAGGGATGGAATGGACGAAAAAGACTGGCTATCTTTAGTTGCTGTTCACAGTGATACATGGCTACTCTCTGTGGCTTTCTACTTCGGGGCAAGATTTGGTTTTGATAGAGCTGACAg GAAACGCCTTTTCACTATGATTAATGATCTTCCCACAATATTTGAGGTTGTGACTGGAACTGTAAAGAAACAGGCAAAGGAAAAGCCATCAGTCTCAAGCCACAACGGCAACAAATCGAAGTCGGGTTCCAAAGCG CGCGGATCTGAAATGGGAAAGTATTCAAAGCCAGCAAAAGAAGAGGACGATGGATTGgacgaagaagaagaggagCAAGGGGAGTGCGCCGCATGTGGTGAGAGCTATGTATCTGCATCTGATGAGTTCTGGATTTGTTGTGACTTATGTGAGAAGTGGTACCATGGCAAATGTGTGAAGATCACTCCTGCCCGGGCGGAGCACATCAAGCACTACAAGTGTCCTGCATGCACCAATAAGAGAGCTCGGCCTTGA
- the LOC101515307 gene encoding PHD finger protein ALFIN-LIKE 4-like isoform X1 has translation MEVAAAAAAAGPPSNPRTVEAVFRDFKGRRAGMIKALTTDVDEFYQQCDPDKENLCLYGYPAEIWEVTLPAEEVPPELPEPALGINFARDGMDEKDWLSLVAVHSDTWLLSVAFYFGARFGFDRADRKRLFTMINDLPTIFEVVTGTVKKQAKEKPSVSSHNGNKSKSGSKAQRGSEMGKYSKPAKEEDDGLDEEEEEQGECAACGESYVSASDEFWICCDLCEKWYHGKCVKITPARAEHIKHYKCPACTNKRARP, from the exons ATGGAAGTTGCTGCTGCTGCCGCTGCTGCTGGACCTCCGTCTAACCCTCGTACCGTCGAAGCCGTTTTCCGTGACTTCAAGGGTCGTAGAGCTGGCATGATTAAAGCTCTCACCACTg atgTTGATGAGTTTTACCAGCAGTGTGATCCTG ACAAGGAGAACCTTTGTCTGTATGGATATCCCGCTGAAATATGGGAAGTTACTTTACCTGCTGAAGAAGTTCCTCCTGAACTCCCGGAACCTGCATTGGGCATAAATTTTGCTAGGGATGGAATGGACGAAAAAGACTGGCTATCTTTAGTTGCTGTTCACAGTGATACATGGCTACTCTCTGTGGCTTTCTACTTCGGGGCAAGATTTGGTTTTGATAGAGCTGACAg GAAACGCCTTTTCACTATGATTAATGATCTTCCCACAATATTTGAGGTTGTGACTGGAACTGTAAAGAAACAGGCAAAGGAAAAGCCATCAGTCTCAAGCCACAACGGCAACAAATCGAAGTCGGGTTCCAAAGCG CAGCGCGGATCTGAAATGGGAAAGTATTCAAAGCCAGCAAAAGAAGAGGACGATGGATTGgacgaagaagaagaggagCAAGGGGAGTGCGCCGCATGTGGTGAGAGCTATGTATCTGCATCTGATGAGTTCTGGATTTGTTGTGACTTATGTGAGAAGTGGTACCATGGCAAATGTGTGAAGATCACTCCTGCCCGGGCGGAGCACATCAAGCACTACAAGTGTCCTGCATGCACCAATAAGAGAGCTCGGCCTTGA